Proteins encoded within one genomic window of Longimicrobiaceae bacterium:
- a CDS encoding VOC family protein, translating into MSETSGGAAGVRMKQLTPVMMVDEVEPCIAFWADRLGFTVENQVPGPDGKLIFASAARDGIEVMYQTRASVLEETPDADVTGHSVALFITVDDLDPVERAVEGAPVVKPRHETFYGSLELYVREPGGNTVGFAQFKPADA; encoded by the coding sequence ATGAGCGAGACGAGCGGTGGGGCGGCGGGCGTGCGGATGAAGCAGCTCACGCCGGTGATGATGGTGGACGAGGTGGAGCCGTGCATCGCGTTCTGGGCGGACCGGCTGGGCTTCACGGTGGAGAACCAGGTCCCCGGTCCGGACGGCAAGCTGATCTTCGCCAGCGCGGCGCGCGACGGCATCGAGGTGATGTACCAGACGCGAGCGAGCGTGCTGGAAGAGACGCCGGACGCGGACGTGACCGGCCACTCGGTCGCTCTCTTCATCACCGTCGATGACCTGGACCCGGTGGAGCGCGCGGTGGAAGGCGCCCCCGTCGTGAAGCCGCGCCACGAGACCTTCTACGGCTCCCTGGAGCTGTACGTCCGCGAGCCCGGCGGCAACACCGTCGGCTTCGCGCAGTTCAAGCCCGCGGACGCGTAA